Proteins encoded by one window of Bacteroidales bacterium:
- a CDS encoding alkaline phosphatase translates to MIVKNTVKNFWIILWLFCILTSSFGNENPSKNPEPARVKNVIIMIGDGMGVAQVYAGLTANKGNLNLERCRHIGFSKTYSANNYITDSAAGGTAIACGIKTNNSMIGMDPDKKSVKSMLEYAAEYGMSTGIAVTCEVTHATPASFYAHQPQRDMEEKIAIDLLNSDITVCIGGGRNKLEKRSDKQNITEQMKSKGYQIAYSMDEVKKVESGKLLGLMAKNHLGSFPGRGNMLPDAVQTSINILKKNTKGFILMVEGSQIDFGGHTNNTNRITNEMLDFDSAIKVALDFAEQTPQTLVIITADHETGGMTITGGNFKKGDVKAKYTSKRHTGVMVPIFAFGTGAEEFTGIIENTDILPKVLSLCGIK, encoded by the coding sequence AATACAGTGAAAAATTTCTGGATAATACTATGGTTGTTTTGCATTCTAACCTCTTCGTTTGGCAATGAAAACCCCAGCAAAAACCCGGAACCGGCCAGGGTCAAAAATGTCATCATCATGATCGGTGATGGAATGGGTGTGGCCCAGGTATATGCAGGATTAACCGCAAACAAAGGTAACCTGAATCTTGAACGATGCCGCCATATCGGCTTTTCAAAAACTTATTCCGCCAATAATTATATCACTGATTCTGCTGCAGGAGGAACTGCTATTGCCTGTGGCATAAAAACGAACAACAGCATGATCGGCATGGACCCGGATAAAAAAAGTGTCAAATCTATGCTGGAATACGCTGCTGAATATGGAATGTCAACAGGAATTGCTGTCACTTGTGAAGTCACCCACGCCACGCCCGCTTCATTTTATGCACATCAACCACAACGTGATATGGAAGAAAAAATCGCAATCGATCTTTTGAATTCGGATATCACAGTTTGCATCGGTGGTGGACGTAATAAACTTGAAAAACGTTCAGACAAACAAAATATTACCGAGCAAATGAAATCTAAGGGCTATCAAATTGCTTATAGTATGGATGAGGTGAAAAAGGTTGAGTCGGGAAAGCTACTCGGATTAATGGCTAAAAACCATCTGGGTTCTTTTCCTGGCAGGGGAAATATGCTTCCGGATGCTGTACAGACCTCTATCAATATATTGAAAAAAAATACAAAAGGATTTATATTGATGGTAGAGGGATCACAGATCGATTTTGGGGGACATACCAACAATACAAACAGAATTACGAATGAAATGCTGGATTTTGACAGCGCTATTAAAGTGGCATTGGATTTTGCAGAACAAACTCCCCAAACACTGGTGATCATTACGGCTGACCATGAAACAGGAGGTATGACTATTACCGGAGGCAACTTCAAAAAAGGAGATGTAAAAGCTAAATACACATCCAAGAGGCATACCGGAGTTATGGTACCTATATTTGCTTTCGGAACAGGAGCTGAAGAATTTACAGGTATTATCGAAAATACGGATATCCTGCCGAAAGTCCTTAGTTTATGCGGTATTAAATAA